Genomic window (Cucumis sativus cultivar 9930 chromosome 2, Cucumber_9930_V3, whole genome shotgun sequence):
tttatctaatatatcCCTAATTTCAAGACGTTGGTATTAAGCTTAATTATATAATGGGTCAcgaaatctttaaaaataatatatattgatagtgtttgtgaaaataaatagacatCACTTATGTGACCCTTTTCtttatatagtatatatacatttatgaTTTTACTTAACGATAGACCCACCTCATGTCGATTCCTAATAGGATTATGATTTGAGATagactaattttaaatttactagaAACAACATTATTGGTGGAGTActattttcataatatataatttgatagaCTTAGTAAATTAATAATGTATGTATTATCAACAAATGAGCACATGAATATTTGATaagtgataaaagaaaaagatgtatttttaaaaataccaaaatatggaaactcaaatttcaataataaaacaatggctaaacacaaattttacaaaGCAATTTTGACATCAATTTTCTGACGTTCCCTTCAATTATGCAACTTATGCTCAAACATTTAGGGGGATGATACGCGCATGTAGTGTGCACACCTTCTTAGATTTTTCCTAGGCTAAAAGACGAAGTTTCGTTGGTGAGAGGAGATTGATTTGTATGCATTGTttatataaaagtataaaatatgaTGGTATATGATAGAAATATCCAATTGAAATGTCCAAGGTGGATTTGTTTGTCcactattattttaattaaacctCTTTCACCACCAAATAAAGCattcttttcttattgtttaatttggtaaattaaattatatttcatataagGTTGCGTTGGCCATCAATTGGTCGTACGGCTCCAACTTGCAATTTAATTAACGCAATTAATTAGCGTTAATCAATGTATCTAATCTATTCTTTTGAAATGGtcaattgaaagagaaaagcaTACATTGCATTGTCCCCAATTCCCTCCTTTTCATttacctttttaattaatttcactAATAAGCTAATAACCTCACAAAGTGTTCATGgatttttatgatttgaaaCTGAAATTAAAGCATGTTTACACCATGAACCCAAAACCTTAGCTTGAGGGCTAcactttctaattttaaattgattacaTGGGATTGATATGATACCAATTGatttaactttattaaaatgattatcaaCATCATGATCGTCCTAAAATAGAACCATAAAGATAGGTTCAACTTCtttgtcatttcttttctattacaaaaggttaaattataGTTCAATTTAATTCGTCTATGTAATAATTTCTAAAGCTTTCTACATCTTCCAACTActccaattttatttcaatatatttagtCTATTCATCTTCATTAAATGGGGTTGGATGTAgatttcttcttgtttgaagtttttccattttaacGTTCTacagatttatttttaatttagtttattttcaatggaaaatgaattctttcctttccttttgacaatttttttactttaaaaaaattcaatattatttttaattttcaaaacttttaattggAATGGATACCACAATTAACGAGTAAAAAACTATGACAATATCTtcgaaaatgaaataaatggtGAAAGTAAACTTTATCTTCTACGTAGTTGGAACGATATTACGAATTATAATCTTCACACtccaattattaatttgaaaattatttttgaataCATATTGTACAaactttaaagttaaaaataataataaaagggaagagtttgaaagattaaatacaaaatgttAGGTTGTTTGGTTTAAATTGAATAGTGATTCATAAAAGTGGGTGTTGATTGAATGCTTTAAGGggaaatggaaagaaagaaagaaataaagaaaaaagaagaaaaaattagaatgaaaAGGAGTTTGAATTGAATGATAAAAGAGAATTCCAAAATAGCAAAGACCTTTAAATTTAGACCAATGAAGTTAGGAAGAGAATCAATTGGTGGGTCAGTGAAATGGTTCAATGGGGGATTGGGTTTTCCTTATTCCTTACATTTTCTACTTACAAATTGTACtctttttcaatgtttaatttGCTCACAACTTCcaattttctctccctttattgtttcaaattttgtactCATCAAAGTCCAAGTCAATTGTTTTGCCTCTtcttattactattttaaacttaattgcTATCTACTATACTATTCATTActctaattttcttaatatttgcattattctaaattttcgACTCTCATAAACGtgtttatacttttatatatgttcacGTTCTAAATTGATGTACTTGTAAAAGTTTAGCAtctaaattttagattgatacaattattcatttacattttaatttaatataacctCCAACTTAAGGTTCAAACTCATACAAATCCTAAACAatagtataaattaaaacttttagattttattattacaaatcatatttaatgtaataattcattttttaaaactttgcaTGTGTTTGAAACTTATAGGTGTATTTTTTGttgtacaaatttaaaagtttttacgctatttaaatgtttggactaaaatttcatatatatatatatatagcattttcttctttatttttggtacattatattcttaattgaCAATGAATGATAGAATTTATAAGAAGGTTGATTGGTCAAAAGTTGATATTGATAAGTATAAGACTTGTGCTCATCTATGGCTTCAATAGAAAGTAGTTGATTTTGAACCAATATGTTAAGtcttaataatatataaagtttgttcGTTCAAAGTTTTTGATTGAAGAACAATCCattgtaatttttaatctatagttttataatttgaatgcgataaaattatatgtatatatctataaaaaagtttaaatatctACCAAATACTTTCATCATTTATGGTGTagctttttcatttataatagTTGACCTTATTGATTGGTTAATTGGTTGGccttttcaattcaaaataattcaagacttaattttaaaatgaacatATAGGAATTTCCACAATTGCTGAAGCATTATTATTCAACTTGGTcaccttttaattttataattaataataacgaTAATAAAATGCACCAAGTGGTGGAATTTGTACCCAAATTATTCCATTGTTTGTGACAAGTTGTATGTGTGATTGTCATTACTTTGTATGAAGTGGAATTTCACATTTCACATATTAATTTCTCATAGAtctattattacttttaattagaaaaactaTAATCTCCATTCAAATTCCTCTAGAGATACgtgaatttatatatagtacaataaaagtgaatttttttaaaataaatataaatattattgtttttttgaattgaactttttagattatttaatggggaagaaatttgttagttttgggttatgaaaagtatttttttaaaaaaagttgtaaataaaaacacatttttaatgggtttttaatttaaaaatggttttgagTTGAGTCAAAGATGTGTGTTTGATGAACAGTAGTGGTTTCgtttttcttccaattcaGAGATATGTAATTATTATTGACCAAAAAGTAAGTTTGAAGGTTGATAACAATTGTAAATgcaaaaaagataattttgatAGCCTCCACATAAATtgagaaaacatttaaaacaataattgatttgagttttaaaaatggtgTTATCTGTGTAAGGATAGGAAAAGGCAGTGTCCAAACAAGGAGTGAtagagtgaagaagaaggatagGATAGGATAAACGAGGATCCAAACAAGGAGGAGGATGAAAAGAAAGGGGgaagaattagaagaaaagaaaaagaaggagtgtatgtgtgtatggttaaattgaaattgattagGTGGAAGAATATAAGCAAAGGGAAGGCCCACACGGTCACACCCACCACTTTTGCTCAAATACATTGCATGTGGGCTTTGTTAGCGTGTATTGTCATGTAcccaaacacacacacacacacacacacgcacacacacttCCTAACTCTTCAATATCAATCAATTCAATAAACCTCTCTCTTTTATTCATTCTCtgcctttcattttttttccccttacccttcttcttctttcttctcctccttcttccttttttttccctatctGATAGGGTTTCCATGTCATTTTGCCTTCCATCCCCCTCATGCTTCAGCTCTTCCCACTTGAAAACTTGGTGATTGCGGTCTTCACCTTTATtgcttctctcttttttgctCTCTTTGGAGGGTTTTTTACTGCCTTTTTTACCTCTCTCCTTTTTTTGGGTTTCGTCAACCGCTACCCATGGCTAAGATCTTTGGTTTTACTCGTAAGATTTCCTTTTAACTCTgattccttttgtttttttttttttttgggttgtttgatttttgtgGGTTTAAATGATTGGTTGAAGATAGGGTGtagatttgtaatttataCTTGGTGTTTTAGTTCTCCTGActttttttggattatttgtgggttttttttttttgttgggtaGACTATGGTCTTTAACTATTGTGCTTTATCTGATCGTTCCTATGggttcttttgattttttgtagTTTGGATCTTAATTTTGGAGAGGTCTGTGGTGATATGATTTAActataacttctttttttttgttaaatatttggGTTATGAAATTATGTGTTCCTATGTTGTAAGGTGTAAATCTTGGAGCTGTACGGTTTTAGATCAATTATCTCAAGActtgaaaagtttaatttggtgaattttaatgtttatggCAAAGACTTGTGGTTGTGTGGTATTTTTTCTGGTTCTTTTTGGGATTTCCTAGCAAGGTTAATTCGAGAACGTTAGCTGTGGCTTTGATGGTAATCTTATTTTAGATTTCTGGGTACGGATGAAGTTGGTAGTGTTATATTCTGATATGTTGCTCAGACAGAAACTGTGGTTTTATTAGGTAGAAAAATTATGATCTGGTTTGTGTTTTAATAGATTTTCCTTGCGGATGTAACGGTACTCGCATATTTTCATTGAAGTATGAGTTTTGTGCTCTGTGGTGTGATTTATTGGGAATACAGTCTCTCTAGGTGTGAACTTGGTAGGATGTATCAGCTAATTTATTGTTCTCTTGATCTTGCAGTCACAGAAAGTGAGGATTTTTTTCCTGGGGCACCAATCTATCCAAACCCCAAGGATACAAGTCTCTTTTTATCCCTTGGTCGCCAGGTGGATGTTTATTATCCTCTCCGTAAGAGGTCCAGGGTCAGCGCTCCATTTGTGCCTAGTGGAGAAATACTCAAAAAGGAGGCATCTATTGAAGTTCTTCCAGATGAGTGTCTCTTTGAGATCTTCAAACGCTTACCTGAAAGAGAGACAAGGAGCCTCTGTGCTTGCGTTTCTAAACGCTGGCTCATGCTTTTAAGCAGCATTAGTGGAAACGAATTTTATGGTGCTTCAGAAAATTTGAAGCCTAAAAATGTTGTGACTGAAAATCTAGAAGATAACCAAACTACAAACGAGGGATGTCTTTCACGAAACTTGGAAGGGAAGAAGGCCACAGATGTAAGACTAGCTGCCATAGCAGTAGGAACTGCTAGTTGTGGTGGCTTGGGCAAGCTGTCAATTCGCGGAGGCAATCATGGCTCTGAGGTTACAAACCTTGGCCTCAAGGCTGTTGCCCATGGATGCCCTGGCCTTAAAGCTATTTCTTTGTGGAATCTGTCTTCAATCGGAGATGAAGGTCTGATTGAGATTGCCAAGGGATGTCAACTTCTAGAGAAGCTTGATTTAAGTCAATGTCCTGGAATTTCCAACAAAGCTTTGCTGGAACTTGCCAAAAACTGCCCTAATCTGACTGATATAACAGTTGAGGCTTGTGCAAACATTGGGAATGAAAGCGTTCAAGCTATTGGGCAATATTGTTCAAATTTGAAGTCTATTTCAATCAGAGACTGCCCTCTTATTGGGGATCAAGGAATATCAAGCTTGTTCTCTTCCACCTCTTACACCTTAAACAAGGCAAAGCTCCAGGGTCTAAATGTCACTGATGTGTCACTTGCTGTCATCGGACATTACGGAAGAGCAATCACAGATCTTACGCTTACTGGCCTGACAAATGTCTCTGAGAGGGGATTTTGGGCCATGGGTAATGGTCATGGTTTGCAAAAGTTGAGATCATTTACACTTAGTTCTTGCCATGGTGTGACTGACGTTGGGCTACAATCGATTGGGAAGGGATGCCCAAACTTGAAAAAGTTCTGCTTGCACAAATGTTCATTTTTGTCTGACAATGGAATGGTCTCTTTTGTTCAGGCTGCTACCTCCATCGAGAACTTACAATTGGAAGAGTGCCACAGGATAACCCAATTGGGTTTATTTGGTACCATCTTAAACTGTGGTGCAAAGTTAAAGGCTCTTTCTCTAGTAAACTGCTTAGGGATCAAGGATTTGAGCCTGAACTTGCCTTCTCTGTCCTCATGCAAGTCTCTCCAGTCACTATCCATCCGCAATTGCCCTGGGTTCGGTAATGCAAGCTTAACTCTTTTGAGCAAGCTGTGCCCCCAGCTTCAGCATGTGGAGTTCTCTGGGCTCAATGCTATTACAGATTCTGGGCTATTGCCATTGTTCATGAATTGTAAAGCAGGATTGGTGAAGGTCAATCTAAGTGGCTGTGTGAATCTAACCGACAAAGTGATTTCATCCTTGACCAAGCTTCATGGTTGGACTCTTGAATTGCTCAATCTTGATGGTTGTTTGAAGGTCACCGATTCAAGCTTGGTGGCAATTGCAGAGAACTGCCCATTGCTCAATGACCTTGACGTCTCTAAGTGTTGTATCACTGATTTTGGAGTTGCAGCCCTTGCTCAAGCCAACCAGTTCAACCTGCAACTCCTTTCCGTGTACGGGTGCTCTGCCTTAACTGATCAGAGCTTGCTTGCTCTTGTAAAATTAGGCGACTCCCTCTTGGGCTTGAATCTTCAGCACTGCAACTCAATCAGCACCAGAAGTATTGAGCTGCTATTGGCTCAACTCCATCGGTGTGACATCCTCTACTGAGCTTGTCAGCAGAAAAGACGATAACAAAAGGAGGAATCCATCTGTAAGAAGGTAGCATAAAAATCTTATCAGGGAAATATCATTAGACTGTAGTTTTTGGGTCCATGGGTATGGGTCTTTGTCATCTAATAACCTTAGGTCCATTTTCCAGGGAATATGGtcattctttccttttttcacagATCTCCCTTGAATGGGTTCTGTTTTTAGTGTTTTGGCTCTCACATGAGATGTCTCTCACTTTGATTGATGGCCATCCTTCCCTGAGCTTACCAGTTTCTGGATCAAAGGTTATTAGGTCCTGTGTTATTTGGGTAATCGGTGTCCTGGTTTTTTGTCCCACTTGTCACTGTGTAGGATTATCTCAGGTTCTATTACCCGATCCACGTTTCGGTTTCGGTTTCTTGTGCTTGTTTCTGTTATGTTTGGGTTTGTGTTTGTATTTTCCTCAAAGGGGGTAGAGTTTATGATCGCCTAGACAAATCATCTTCTTGGTTACTCTTGGCAGTTCCAATATTTGGTGCCTTTCCATTCACGGGGCCTAGGTCGTGGCAGCGGGTTATACAAGTCTGCCACCACAATCTTCTTGTTCGTAAGggattgtttttttaagtttataccAGGCCTTTGTTTTTCAggaaccaatttttttaaggaacTTCCCCATTTGCAACTGAGCTGTATGTAAATGACTTGACAGATCGGCCTTATGCCCTTTGTGATGTAACTTGTAAGTTTCGTATCcaatattattaatcaatAAGAACGtgctttatattttatttgtcaagATCTTTGCAATGGAATTGTCTTTATGGCTTCCGCCTAACTAAATAAGCTAAGTTACACGAAGGTCTTAAATTCGTCGGTGAATCAAGTTCAaatgtagtttttttattttattttaaactaagaATTTTATAATGGCATCCTCATTgatatgatttcaaatttgactttagctatttattatttagtttactcaaatatgatattttttcacctcttcattttttattttcatcgtCCACATGATTTTTTACCCagtattttttccttttctcgtTTCTA
Coding sequences:
- the LOC101216639 gene encoding EIN3-binding F-box protein 1 — translated: MAKIFGFTLTESEDFFPGAPIYPNPKDTSLFLSLGRQVDVYYPLRKRSRVSAPFVPSGEILKKEASIEVLPDECLFEIFKRLPERETRSLCACVSKRWLMLLSSISGNEFYGASENLKPKNVVTENLEDNQTTNEGCLSRNLEGKKATDVRLAAIAVGTASCGGLGKLSIRGGNHGSEVTNLGLKAVAHGCPGLKAISLWNLSSIGDEGLIEIAKGCQLLEKLDLSQCPGISNKALLELAKNCPNLTDITVEACANIGNESVQAIGQYCSNLKSISIRDCPLIGDQGISSLFSSTSYTLNKAKLQGLNVTDVSLAVIGHYGRAITDLTLTGLTNVSERGFWAMGNGHGLQKLRSFTLSSCHGVTDVGLQSIGKGCPNLKKFCLHKCSFLSDNGMVSFVQAATSIENLQLEECHRITQLGLFGTILNCGAKLKALSLVNCLGIKDLSLNLPSLSSCKSLQSLSIRNCPGFGNASLTLLSKLCPQLQHVEFSGLNAITDSGLLPLFMNCKAGLVKVNLSGCVNLTDKVISSLTKLHGWTLELLNLDGCLKVTDSSLVAIAENCPLLNDLDVSKCCITDFGVAALAQANQFNLQLLSVYGCSALTDQSLLALVKLGDSLLGLNLQHCNSISTRSIELLLAQLHRCDILY